A region from the Bos indicus x Bos taurus breed Angus x Brahman F1 hybrid chromosome 9, Bos_hybrid_MaternalHap_v2.0, whole genome shotgun sequence genome encodes:
- the LOC113898727 gene encoding trace amine-associated receptor 7a-like: MNSSSSTVAAVQLCYEHLNGSCVKTPYSPAPCLILYTVFTFGTVLAIFGNLLVMISILHFNQLHSPTNCLIASLACADFLIGVTVMPFSTVRSVESCWYFGESYCKFHTCFDGSFCYASIYHLCFISLDRYIAITDPLVYPTRFTMSVSGMCVAFSWLFSVIYSFSLLGSGANAAGLEDLVSALTCVGGCQFAVNQSWVLVNFTLFFIPTLVMIVLYSNIFLIAKQQARKIENLNNKTGRCSYSYQDRMAKRERKAAKTLGIAVLAFLISWLPYFLGSIIDAFLGFITPTYVYEILVWIAYYNSAMNPLIYAFFYPWFRKAIKLIVTGKFLRENSLTVNVFSG; the protein is encoded by the coding sequence ATGAACAGCAGCTCATCCACTGTTGCAGCTGTGCAGCTCTGCTACGAGCACCTGAATGGATCCTGTGTGAAAACCCCCTACTCACCAGCTCCCTGCCTCATCCTGTACACAGTGTTCACCTTTGGAACTGTGCTGGCTATATTTGGAAACCTCTTGGTAATGATTTCCATTCTTCACTTCAATCAGCTGCATTCTCCAACCAATTGCTTGATTGCCTCCCTGGCCTGTGCAGACTTCTTGATAGGAGTGACTGTGATGCCCTTCAGCACAGTGAGGTCCGTGGAGAGCTGCTGGTACTTTGGGGAAAGTTACTGTAAATTTCACACTTGTTTTGATGGGTCATTCTGTTATGCTTCCATCTACCACTTGTGCTTTATCTCTCTGGACAGGTACATTGCGATCACTGACCCCCTGGTCTATCCAACTAGGTTCACTATGTCTGTTTCTGGCATGTGTGTTGCCTTCTCCTGGctcttttcagttatttattctttttcccttcttggCTCAGGAGCGAATGCAGCTGGACTGGAGGATCTAGTAAGTGCTCTCACCTGTGTGGGAGGCTGTCAATTTGCAGTGAATCAAAGTTGGGTATTAGTGAATTTCACTTTATTCTTCATTCCCACCCTTGTGATGATAGTTCTTTACTCCAATATTTTCCTCATCGCTAAACAACAGGCTAGAAAAATTGAGAATCTGAACAATAAGACTGGGCGATGCTCATACAGCTACCAAGACAGAATGgccaagagggagagaaaggctgCAAAAACGCTGGGCATTGCAGTGCTAGCGTTTCTGATCTCCTGGCTGCCTTACTTCCTGGGTTCCATCATTGATGCCTTCCTAGGTTTCATCACTCCCACATATGTTTATGAAATATTGGTTTGGATTGCTTATTATAACTCAGCTATGAACCCCTTGATTTATGCGTTCTTTTATCCTTGGTTTCGAAAAGCCATCAAACTCATTGTCACTGGCAAATTCTTGAGAGAGAATTCCTTAACAGTAAATGTATTTTCTGGGTAA
- the LOC113898815 gene encoding trace amine-associated receptor 6-like, translating to MSSNSSPTAAVQLCYEHLNASCVKTPYSPASRVILYMVYGFGALLAVFGNLLVMTAILHFKQLHSPTNCLIASLACADFLVGVTVMPFSMVRSVESCWYFGRTFCTFHTCFDVAFCYCSLFHLSFISIDRYIALTEPLVYPTKFTVSVSCICISISWILPLTYSGAVFYTGANENGLEELSSALNCAGGCQIVANQNWVLIDFLSFFIPTLVMIILYSNIFLVARQQAKKIENTGSKTDSSSDSYKSRVAKRERKAAKTLGITVIAFMISWLPYSIDSLIDAFMGFITPAYIYETCCWCAYYNSAMNPLIYALFYPWFRKAIKVIVSGLVFKDSSWNMNLSSEQM from the coding sequence ATGAGCAGCAACTCATCCCCCACTGCAGCTGTGCAGCTCTGCTATGAGCACCTGAATGCATCCTGTGTGAAGACCCCCTACTCACCCGCATCCCGCGTGATTCTGTACATGGTGTATGGCTTTGGGGCTCTCCTGGCCGTGTTTGGAAACCTCCTGGTGATGACTGCCATCCTTCATTTCAAGCAGCTGCACTCACCAACCAATTGTCTCATTGCCTCTCTGGCCTGTGCAGACTTTCTGGTGGGAGTGACTGTGATGCCCTTCAGCATGGTCAGGTCCGTGGAGAGCTGCTGGTACTTTGGGCGAACTTTCTGCACTTTTCACACATGCTTTGACGTAGCATTTTGTTACTGCTCTCTCTTCCACCTGTCCTTCATCTCCATTGACAGGTACATTGCTCTTACTGAGCCTCTGGTCTATCCCACCAAGTTCACAGTGTCTGTATCATGCATATGCATCAGCATCTCCTGGATCCTGCCCCTTACTTACAGTGGTGCTGTGTTCTACACGGGTGCCAATGAGAATGGGCTAGAGGAATTGTCTAGTGCCCTCAACTGTGCAGGAGGCTGTCAGATAGTTGCAAATCAAAACTGGGTATTGATAGATTTTCTGTCCTTCTTTATACCTACCCTTGTCATGATCATTCTCTACAGTAATATTTTTCTTGTGGCCAGACAACAGGCTAAAAAGATTGAAAATACTGGCAGCAAAACAGATTCATCATCAGACAGTTATAAATCCAGAGTagccaagagagagagaaaagcagctaAAACCCTGGGTATCACGGTCATAGCATTCATGATTTCGTGGTTACCATACAGTATTGACTCATTAATTGATGCCTTTATGGGCTTCATAACCCCGGCCTATATTTATGAGACTTGTTGTTGGTGTGCTTATTACAACTCAGCCATGAACCCCTTGATCTATGCTTTATTTTACCCTTGGTTTAGGAAAGCCATCAAAGTCATTGTGAGTGGTCTGGTTTTCAAGGATAGTTCTTGGAACATGAATTTGTCCTCTGAACAAATGTAA
- the LOC113898726 gene encoding trace amine-associated receptor 7a-like — MSSASPSVAAVQLCYEHLNGSCVKTPYSPGPRLILYTVFIFGAVLAVFGNLLVMISILHFKQLHSPTNFLIASLACADFLVGVTVMPFSTVRSVESCWYFGQRYCQLHSCFEGSFCYASIYHLCFISLDRYIAVTDPLVYPTRLTVSVSGLCIASSWLFSIMFSFSLFGTGANAAGLEDLVSALTCVGGCQIAVNQSWVLVNFLLFFIPTLVMIVLYSKIFFIAKQQARKIESLNNKTGQCSDSFQDRVAKRERKAARTLGMAVLAFLVSWLPYFLDSIIDAFLGFITPTYIYEILVWIAYYNSAMNPLIYAFFYPWFRKAIKLIVTGKVLRANSSTVNLFSG; from the coding sequence ATGAGCAGTGCGTCTCCTTCTGTTGCAGCTGTGCAGCTCTGCTACGAGCACCTGAACGGATCCTGTGTGAAAACCCCCTACTCACCAGGCCCCCGCCTCATCCTGTACACAGTGTTCATCTTTGGAGCTGTGCTGGCTGTGTTTGGAAATCTCCTGGTGATGATTTCCATTCTCCATTTCAAGCAGCTGCATTCTCCTACCAACTTCTTGATTGCTTCTCTGGCCTGTGCAGACTTCTTGGTGGGAGTGACTGTGATGCCCTTCAGCACAGTGAGGTCCGTGGAGAGCTGCTGGTACTTTGGGCAGCGTTACTGTCAACTCCACTCTTGTTTTGAAGGCTCATTCTGTTACGCTTCCATCTACCACTTGTGCTTTATCTCTCTGGACAGGTACATTGCCGTCACTGACCCCCTGGTCTATCCAACCAGGTTGACTGTGTCTGTTTCTGGCTTGTGTATTGCCTCCTCTTGGCTCTTTtctattatgttttctttttctctttttggcacAGGAGCGAATGCAGCTGGACTGGAGGATCTAGTAAGTGCTCTCACCTGTGTGGGAGGCTGTCAAATTGCAGTGAATCAGAGTTGGGTATTGgtgaattttctattatttttcatccCCACCCTTGTGATGATAGTTCTTTACTCCAAGATTTTCTTCATTGCTAAACAGCAGGCGAGAAAAATTGAGAGTCTGAACAATAAGACTGGGCAATGCTCAGACAGCTTCCAAGACAGAGTGgccaagagggagagaaaggcagCGAGAACACTGGGCATGGCAGTGCTAGCGTTTCTGGTCTCCTGGCTGCCTTACTTCCTGGATTCCATCATTGATGCCTTCCTAGGTTTCATCACTCCcacatatatttatgaaatactgGTTTGGATTGCTTATTATAACTCAGCTATGAACCCCTTGATTTATGCTTTCTTTTATCCTTGGTTTCGAAAAGCCATCAAACTCATTGTCACTGGCAAAGTCTTGAGAGCGAATTCCTCAacagtaaatttattttctgggtAA